actttctcattcaTCATTATTCTCGATTCATTCATTATTATTCAtcatcatggtagcatccacatgaatgtagaagtgttcagaaacatcttctaTTCTTACTGACAATACAAgtgaagtgactccaaaatgacaggacattattcaccattcagttTCTATTAGGAAAACATCtaaaacacaaccaagacaaaCTGCAAATGAATTACAACAAGTTAGTAgaatcacaagcttgatgtaatcactgcaggcatggaacatgggaccaaatactaaacgtatgcctactttaatacactataagtgaataTAACCGAATAATTAAGACTTTTTCAAATGGGAGAACTACATAGATAAAGTGCTTTCATATCTGataatactgacctcagagtctccactttgcagtggggattccccagtccagcagagagcagcttcactcctgaatccttcaggtcattgttactcagatccagctctctcaggtgtgaggggtttgacctcagagctgagaccagagaagcacagccttcctctgtgactccacagcctgacagcctgacaaagagatcatcatgacttcacaaacacactgttaatTTAACATCAGTAGTGTAGAAGGACAATGGTAGATGCATTTGGTTTATTCTCTCAAACAACATATAGATTAATCTTCCGTTTCCTAGAATTGTATGGTCATATTGTTATACTAATGTGAAAATCAATGAATTTATTCAATATGTTTTTCAATGTAATATTATACacatattataatatattataatatatttttctctaaactgaatatttcttcctgatgattagttcttatatgtcattttatttactcacagagcagctctggaggctttgaccactggcagcagcctcagaagaccttcctctgatctggagtatttcttcaggtcaaacacatccagctccttttctgaagtcagcaacacaaagaccagagctgaccactgtgcaGGTGACAGGTTGGGTTTTGAGAGACTTCCTGAGCTCAGGAAGCTTTGGATCTCTTCCACTAGAGaatggtcattcagttcattcagacagtggaacagattgatgctCCTCTCTGGAGAGAGATTCTCCCTGATCTTCTCCTTGATGTACTTGACTGTTTCTTCATGGGTCTCTGAGCTGCTTCTTGTCTTTGTCAGTAGACCTTgtaagtgcttctgattggactccagtgagaggcccagaaggaagcggaggaaaaggTCCAGGTTTCCTGTCTCACTTTGTAAGGCTTTATCCACAGCACTCTTATAGAGAGTAACTTCAGGCTTGTAGACAGTAACTTTAGGCCTTTGTTTGATCCTCAAGAAAAAGTTCCTGGACATTGATTGAGGTTTGTCCATTAGATTCTCATTGTCGTTGATGAATGAGAGGAACACATAAacagcagccagaaactcctgaatgctcagatgaacaaagcagtacaccttgtcctggtacagcacacattcctctttaaagagctgtgtgcacaatcctgagtacactgaggcttcattgacatcaatgccagcctctttcaggtcttcttcatagaaaatcagattgcccttcacaagctgttgaaaagccagttttcccagggacagaatgctctctttattccagtgtggacctgtctcttctttcccaagatacttttcattcttctgtttggtatgaaacaccacaaggtgtgtgtacatctcagtcagagtcttgggcatctcttctctcttatgTTTCAACATGTCTTCAAGGACTGttgcagaaatccaacagaagactggaatgtggcacatgatgtggaggctccttgatgtctttatgtgtgagatgattctgctggACAGGTCCTCATCCctgaatctcttcctgaagtactcctccttctgtgggtcattgaaccctcgtacctctgtcacctggtcaacacaccctgaagggatcttattggctgctgcaggtcgggtagttatccagaggagagcagagggaagcagatttcccttgatgagatttgtcagcagaacatccactgaggttgactctgtgacgtcccaacagatcttgttcttctggaagtctaggggcagtcgacactcatccagaccatcaaagatgaacagaactttgTACTTGTTGTAGATGGAGATTCTTGATtctttggtttccattgagaagtgattgagaagttcaatgaaagtgtgtttgtcctctttcatcaaattcagctcccgaaaagggaatgaaaatacaaattggacatcctgatttgcttttccttcagcccagtccagaatgaacttctgcacagagactgtttttccaatgccagcgactccctttgtcagcacagttctgataggtttgtcttgtccagttaagggtttgaagatgtcgttacatttgattgcagtctctggtcttgcttgtttcctggttgttgtctcaatctgtctcagctcatgttcattattgacctctcctgttccaccctctgtgatgtagagctctgtgtagatcttattgagaagtgttgggtttccttgtttagcgatcccctcaaatacacattgaaacttcttctttagatTAGATTTGAGTTCACGTTGGCAAATCACAGCGAGCTCATCTGAATCTAGAAATAACACAGAGGATATTAATATTACGTCTGTTTTAATGCCTACAGTATTGTAGGACTGTTATAAAGTTGtacattataataatttattctcttaactgactgtctaa
The genomic region above belongs to Oncorhynchus kisutch isolate 150728-3 unplaced genomic scaffold, Okis_V2 scaffold2442, whole genome shotgun sequence and contains:
- the LOC116370077 gene encoding NLR family CARD domain-containing protein 3-like isoform X1; the protein is MNQKELADTLEKYSDELAVICQRELKSNLKKKFQCVFEGIAKQGNPTLLNKIYTELYITEGGTGEVNNEHELRQIETTTRKQARPETAIKCNDIFKPLTGQDKPIRTVLTKGVAGIGKTVSVQKFILDWAEGKANQDVQFVFSFPFRELNLMKEDKHTFIELLNHFSMETKESRISIYNKYKVLFIFDGLDECRLPLDFQKNKICWDVTESTSVDVLLTNLIKGNLLPSALLWITTRPAAANKIPSGCVDQVTEVRGFNDPQKEEYFRKRFRDEDLSSRIISHIKTSRSLHIMCHIPVFCWISATVLEDMLKHKREEMPKTLTEMYTHLVVFHTKQKNEKYLGKEETGPHWNKESILSLGKLAFQQLVKGNLIFYEEDLKEAGIDVNEASVYSGLCTQLFKEECVLYQDKVYCFVHLSIQEFLAAVYVFLSFINDNENLMDKPQSMSRNFFLRIKQRPKVTVYKPEVTLYKSAVDKALQSETGNLDLFLRFLLGLSLESNQKHLQGLLTKTRSSSETHEETVKYIKEKIRENLSPERSINLFHCLNELNDHSLVEEIQSFLSSGSLSKPNLSPAQWSALVFVLLTSEKELDVFDLKKYSRSEEGLLRLLPVVKASRAAL
- the LOC116370077 gene encoding NLR family CARD domain-containing protein 3-like isoform X2, whose translation is MNQKELADTLEKYELAVICQRELKSNLKKKFQCVFEGIAKQGNPTLLNKIYTELYITEGGTGEVNNEHELRQIETTTRKQARPETAIKCNDIFKPLTGQDKPIRTVLTKGVAGIGKTVSVQKFILDWAEGKANQDVQFVFSFPFRELNLMKEDKHTFIELLNHFSMETKESRISIYNKYKVLFIFDGLDECRLPLDFQKNKICWDVTESTSVDVLLTNLIKGNLLPSALLWITTRPAAANKIPSGCVDQVTEVRGFNDPQKEEYFRKRFRDEDLSSRIISHIKTSRSLHIMCHIPVFCWISATVLEDMLKHKREEMPKTLTEMYTHLVVFHTKQKNEKYLGKEETGPHWNKESILSLGKLAFQQLVKGNLIFYEEDLKEAGIDVNEASVYSGLCTQLFKEECVLYQDKVYCFVHLSIQEFLAAVYVFLSFINDNENLMDKPQSMSRNFFLRIKQRPKVTVYKPEVTLYKSAVDKALQSETGNLDLFLRFLLGLSLESNQKHLQGLLTKTRSSSETHEETVKYIKEKIRENLSPERSINLFHCLNELNDHSLVEEIQSFLSSGSLSKPNLSPAQWSALVFVLLTSEKELDVFDLKKYSRSEEGLLRLLPVVKASRAAL